A section of the Apodemus sylvaticus chromosome 10, mApoSyl1.1, whole genome shotgun sequence genome encodes:
- the Foxk2 gene encoding forkhead box protein K2 isoform X2, protein MSYNPALECTFRFPSTNIKITFTALSSEKREQPEAPESPVKPVQPHISPLTINIPDTMAHLISPLPSPTGTISAANSCPSSPRGAGSSGYKMGRVIPSDLNLMADNSQPENEKETSGGDSPKDDSKPPYSYAQLIVQAITMAPDKQLTLNGIYTHITKNYPYYRTADKGWQNSIRHNLSLNRYFIKVPRSQEEPGKGSFWRIDPASESKLVEQAFRKRRPRGVPCFRTPLGPLSSRSAPASPNHAGVLSAHSSGAQTPESLSREGSPAPLEPEPGASQPKLAVIQEARFAQSAPGSPLSSQPVLITVQRQLPPAIKPVTYTVATPVTTPTSQPPVVQTVHVVHQIPAVSVTSVAGQAVVTQAAVLAPPKAEPQENGDHREVRVKVEPVPAISPATLGAAGRVIQASQATPVQTVTIVQQTPLGQHQLPIKTVTQNGTHVVPMPAAVHGPVNNVASPLHMLATHASASASLPTKRQNAEQAEQPELKRVKAEDGESIVIALSVDAPPAAVREKALQN, encoded by the exons GTGCACTTTCAGGTTTCCGAGCACAAATATCAAGATAACGTTCACAGCCCTATCCAGTGAGAAAAGAGAGCAGCCGGAAGCGCCCGAGTCGCCCGTGAAGCCCGTGCAGCCACACATCTCCCCCCTGACCATCAACATTCCAGACACGATGGCCCACCTCatcagccccctcccctcccccacaggaacCATCAG TGCTGCAAACTCCTGCCCATCCAGTCCTCGGGGAGCGGGATCTTCAGGGTACAAAATGGGCCGTGTGATACCATCTGACCTCAATTTAATGGCTGACAATTCACAGccagaaaatgaaaaggaaacttCAGGTGGAGACAGCCCAAAG GATGACTCAAAACCACCTTATTCCTATGCACAGTTGATAGTACAAGCAATTACGATGgctcctgataaacaacttacCCTAAATGGGATTTATACACACATCACTAAAAACTATCCATACTACAGGACTGCGGACAAGGGCTGGCAG aaTTCAATTCGCCACAATCTCTCTCTGAACCGTTATTTCATCAAAGTGCCACGTTCCCAGGAAGAACCAGGCAAAGGCTCCTTCTGGAGGATAGACCCTGCCTCCGAGAGCAAGCTGGTAGAGCAGGCTTTTAGGAAAAGACGGCCCAGGGGCGTGCCTTGCTTTAGAACCCCCCTGGGACCTCTCTCCTCTAG GAGTGCCCCAGCTTCTCCCAACCATGCCGGAGTGCTGTCTGCTCACTCGAGCGGTGCCCAGACCCCCGAGAGCCTGTCGAGGGAGGGCTCCCCAGCCCCCTTGGAGCCTGAGCCTGGCGCCTCCCAGCCCAAGCTTGCTGTCATCCAGGAGGCGAGGTTTGCCCAGAGTGCACCAG GGTCACCTCTCTCTAGTCAGCCCGTCTTAATTACTGTCCAGCGGCAGCTACCCCCGGCCATTAAGCCTGTCACCTACACTGTTGCAACCCCAGTGACCACACCCACCTCTCAGCCACCTGTTGTGCAGACGGTACATGTTGTCCATCAGATACCAGCAGTCTCAGTCACCAGTGTGGCTGGACAAGCTGTGGTCACTCAGGCTGCGGTGCTGGCTCCTCCTAAGGCTGAACCACAAGAGAATGGCGACCACAGAGAAGTCAGAG TGAAAGTAGAGCCTGTCCCTGCAATCAGCCCAGCCACACTAGGTGCTGCTGGCCGAGTCATCCAGGCGTCACAGGCCACCCCTGTTCAGACAGTGACCATCGTGCAGCAGACACCTTTAGGTCAACACCAGCTTCCAATAAAAACTGTAACGCAAAACGGAACTCACGTGGTACCAATGCCTGCAGCAGTGCACGGCCCGGTGAACAACG TGGCAAGTCCTCTCCATATGCTGGCCACCCACGCCTCAGCATCGGCATCCCTGCCCACCAAGCGCCAGAACGCAGAGCAGGCGGAGCAGCCGGAGCTCAAGCGAGTTAAAGCAGAGGACGGCGAGAGCATTGTCATCGCCCTGAGCGTGGACGCGCCACCAGCAGCCGTGAGGGAGAAGGCGCTGCAGAACTAG